In Meleagris gallopavo isolate NT-WF06-2002-E0010 breed Aviagen turkey brand Nicholas breeding stock chromosome 15, Turkey_5.1, whole genome shotgun sequence, one DNA window encodes the following:
- the LOC100548306 gene encoding cytochrome b-c1 complex subunit 8, whose protein sequence is MGIHFGNLARVRHIITYSLSPFEQRAIPNVFSDGLPNVWRRFSSQVFKVAPPFAGAYLLYSWGTQEFERLKRKNPADYENDQ, encoded by the exons ATGGGCATCCACTTCGGGAACCTGGCCCGGGTGCGGCACATCATCACCTACAGCCTGTCGCCGTTCGAGCAGCGAGCCATACCCAACGTCTTCTCGGACGGGCTGCCCAACGTGTGGCGGCGGTTCAGCTCGCAGGTCTTCAAAGTTGCACCCC cctTCGCGGGCGCCTACCTCCTCTACTCCTGGGGCACACAAGAGTTTGAGAGGCTGAAGAGGAAGAACCCGGCTGACTATGAGAACGACCAGTGA